From Hippea alviniae EP5-r, the proteins below share one genomic window:
- a CDS encoding flagellar hook-length control protein FliK, with amino-acid sequence MIKVALIKSISPKDVSSSKKESTKEKPKFEEILSSIKNTKAPKEVKEKKKPENSQSNKTKEPNKKTELSEEKKQKKTKNKNPASISVFNIHTEQKIETTKEKEKNNQEEKHSIKIANLTIKEKADEDKKLSQVKINIKEYTHRKKETESKETDKKQSAGVKPDATEEKTDKKVKKISFANIEQKKDDKTQKTEINIKTEKEEKRKIDKQKSQTKKTYTKENKNIEEEHTKKIEKVKIQDIQNSAKEKTKATIQKTTQTKQQAFSEKSNVKEIKTEEIKEKPKNVNVSVKSKKEKIFKITDKNKNTKLNTEKIEVNSEENKNIKEKHIKKIEKVKAQDIQNSSKEETKATIQKTTQTKQQAFGDKLKTSSTIEVNDVKKQKKIEENKNTNNPKTKTQINPTTTENIKQKKQKSKTTISEAQKKENEITTKETETKQTLNEKTKNRDFKIIQQKGTEHRKENKDNKEEQHTETPNRSQQAEPKQIIHQTPQMHTEQNNQSQAKVEQAPYPMDKVIEQIDKLIQQKPPFTKSITINLNPPQLGELKIKVSLEKDKSIMATITVHDKDTFKTVSSHIDTLKTYLVSNGIKVNSIDVHNSFNENFMNQFNNNSGANSGFSGFNQQENSNNYSFSSHFNTEEQTNQKINMRRAEKGLDIIV; translated from the coding sequence ATGATAAAAGTAGCTTTAATAAAGAGTATATCACCAAAAGATGTTTCATCAAGCAAAAAAGAGAGTACAAAAGAAAAACCAAAGTTTGAAGAGATATTAAGCAGTATCAAAAACACAAAAGCGCCAAAAGAAGTAAAAGAGAAGAAAAAACCAGAAAATAGCCAATCTAATAAAACAAAAGAACCAAACAAAAAAACAGAACTGAGTGAAGAAAAAAAACAAAAAAAGACAAAAAACAAAAATCCTGCTTCAATATCTGTCTTTAACATACACACAGAACAAAAAATAGAGACGACAAAAGAGAAAGAAAAAAATAATCAAGAAGAAAAACATTCAATCAAAATAGCAAACCTAACAATTAAAGAAAAAGCAGATGAAGATAAAAAACTCAGTCAAGTCAAAATAAACATAAAAGAATACACCCATAGAAAAAAAGAGACAGAATCTAAAGAAACAGACAAGAAACAATCCGCAGGTGTGAAACCAGATGCAACAGAAGAAAAAACAGACAAAAAGGTTAAAAAAATCTCATTTGCAAACATAGAACAGAAAAAGGACGATAAAACCCAAAAAACAGAGATAAATATAAAAACAGAAAAAGAAGAAAAAAGAAAAATAGACAAACAAAAGAGCCAAACCAAAAAAACATACACAAAAGAAAACAAAAATATTGAAGAAGAACACACAAAGAAGATAGAAAAAGTTAAAATCCAAGATATTCAAAACAGTGCAAAAGAAAAGACTAAAGCCACAATACAAAAGACAACTCAAACCAAACAGCAAGCTTTTAGTGAAAAATCCAATGTAAAAGAAATTAAAACAGAAGAAATCAAAGAAAAACCTAAAAATGTAAATGTATCGGTCAAATCAAAAAAAGAAAAAATATTTAAAATAACAGACAAAAACAAAAACACAAAACTCAATACAGAAAAAATAGAGGTAAACTCAGAAGAAAACAAAAATATTAAAGAGAAACACATAAAGAAAATAGAAAAAGTTAAAGCTCAAGATATCCAAAACAGTTCAAAAGAAGAGACTAAAGCCACAATACAAAAGACAACTCAAACCAAACAGCAAGCTTTTGGTGATAAACTTAAGACAAGCTCAACAATTGAAGTAAACGATGTAAAAAAACAGAAAAAAATAGAAGAGAATAAAAATACAAACAATCCAAAAACAAAAACACAGATAAACCCAACAACAACGGAAAATATTAAACAAAAGAAACAAAAATCAAAGACAACCATCTCAGAAGCCCAAAAGAAAGAAAATGAGATAACAACAAAAGAAACAGAAACAAAACAGACTTTAAACGAGAAAACAAAGAACAGGGATTTTAAAATTATACAGCAAAAAGGGACAGAACATAGAAAAGAAAATAAAGACAATAAAGAAGAACAGCATACAGAGACACCAAATAGAAGCCAGCAAGCAGAGCCAAAACAAATCATACACCAAACACCACAAATGCACACAGAGCAAAACAATCAAAGCCAAGCCAAAGTTGAGCAAGCACCCTACCCTATGGATAAAGTCATAGAACAGATAGATAAACTAATTCAACAAAAACCGCCGTTTACAAAAAGCATTACAATAAACCTAAATCCACCGCAATTGGGAGAACTAAAGATAAAGGTTAGTCTTGAGAAAGACAAAAGTATAATGGCAACAATAACCGTTCATGATAAAGATACATTCAAAACTGTCTCTTCTCATATAGATACATTAAAAACATATCTTGTCTCAAATGGTATAAAGGTAAACAGTATAGATGTTCATAACTCGTTTAACGAAAATTTTATGAATCAGTTTAACAATAACTCTGGAGCAAATAGTGGATTTTCAGGGTTTAATCAACAGGAAAATTCGAATAATTACAGTTTCTCAAGTCATTTCAATACAGAAGAGCAGACAAACCAAAAAATCAACATGAGAAGAGCAGAGAAAGGTTTAGACATAATCGTATAA
- a CDS encoding bifunctional ADP-dependent NAD(P)H-hydrate dehydratase/NAD(P)H-hydrate epimerase yields the protein MKLSVAEQMRQMDRKAIETGIPDIVLMENASIKSFYKILEYYGEVNGALAVAFVGAGNNGGDALAISRHLYNNGASVFVYMLVEEDKLNPSPKTNFEIIKNMGIEYKLVENEDDFNEELVREADIIIDGIFGTGLSREVGGKFKKAIELINSSPAFVVAVDIPSGIRADTGEIMGVAVEADLTPTFALAKPGHFLYPGREYAGNVEVVDISTPRYVVDDFEPDFIAIDEQEIILTYRDATAHKGNFGHLAIVGGSKGKSGAVIMASKAALKMGVGLASAVIPESINTAFESSILEAMSYPIKDVDGFFSDEYIDKVLEFVADKTAICFGMGLGITESTKALTRAILQINKPLIIDADGLNCLSFFVDELKNRKAPTVLTPHPKEFSRLTGKPTKDVLADRLNIVKDFAKEYGVILVLKMADTLIATPDGKIYINTTGNQGLATGGSGDVLSGMIGAFLAEGYDTLQAAINGVYLHGLAADLAVEAGITYESLTPTDIIGFINEAINFLRS from the coding sequence ATGAAACTTTCAGTTGCAGAGCAGATGAGACAGATGGATAGAAAGGCTATAGAAACAGGTATTCCAGACATTGTCCTTATGGAAAATGCATCTATTAAATCATTTTACAAGATTCTTGAGTATTACGGTGAAGTTAATGGTGCTTTGGCTGTTGCCTTTGTTGGTGCTGGTAATAATGGTGGTGATGCACTTGCCATCTCAAGACACCTTTACAACAACGGTGCAAGTGTGTTTGTTTATATGCTTGTGGAAGAAGATAAGCTCAATCCTTCACCTAAGACTAATTTTGAAATAATCAAGAATATGGGCATTGAGTATAAGCTTGTTGAAAATGAAGATGATTTTAACGAAGAGCTGGTAAGAGAAGCAGATATAATCATAGATGGTATATTTGGAACAGGCCTTTCAAGAGAAGTTGGTGGAAAATTTAAAAAGGCCATTGAACTTATAAACTCTTCACCTGCCTTTGTTGTGGCTGTTGATATTCCATCAGGTATAAGGGCAGATACTGGCGAGATTATGGGTGTTGCTGTTGAAGCTGACTTAACACCAACATTCGCTTTGGCGAAACCTGGCCATTTCTTATATCCAGGAAGAGAGTATGCAGGCAATGTTGAAGTTGTTGACATATCAACACCGAGATATGTGGTAGATGATTTTGAACCTGATTTTATTGCTATTGATGAGCAGGAGATTATTTTAACCTACAGAGATGCAACGGCCCATAAGGGTAACTTTGGACATCTTGCAATAGTGGGTGGTTCTAAAGGAAAATCTGGTGCTGTTATAATGGCTTCAAAGGCCGCCCTTAAGATGGGTGTTGGACTTGCAAGTGCCGTTATCCCAGAAAGTATAAATACAGCTTTTGAGTCCAGCATACTTGAAGCTATGAGTTATCCGATAAAGGATGTTGATGGGTTTTTCTCTGATGAGTACATAGATAAGGTGCTTGAGTTTGTTGCTGATAAGACAGCTATATGTTTCGGTATGGGTCTTGGTATAACAGAAAGCACGAAGGCTTTAACAAGGGCGATTCTTCAGATAAACAAACCACTAATTATAGATGCCGATGGTTTAAATTGTTTAAGCTTTTTTGTTGATGAGTTGAAGAACAGAAAAGCACCGACTGTCCTAACGCCGCACCCGAAGGAGTTTTCACGACTTACGGGCAAACCTACAAAGGATGTTTTAGCCGACAGGTTGAATATAGTTAAAGATTTTGCCAAAGAGTATGGTGTTATACTTGTTTTAAAAATGGCAGACACACTTATTGCAACACCTGATGGAAAGATTTACATAAATACGACAGGCAATCAGGGTCTTGCAACGGGTGGCAGTGGAGATGTGCTGAGTGGCATGATAGGTGCATTTTTAGCCGAAGGATACGATACGCTTCAGGCGGCAATAAATGGTGTTTATCTGCATGGACTTGCAGCCGATTTGGCTGTTGAAGCTGGTATAACCTATGAGAGTTTAACGCCAACAGATATTATAGGTTTTATAAATGAGGCTATAAACTTTCTAAGGAGTTAG
- a CDS encoding Sua5/YciO/YrdC/YwlC family protein, with product MFIGKGRKAINLAKAKLKNSGVIICPAFTIYGFSAFLFDIKANLKIYRIKRRETKKPFIVIASKDYIKKCIADADLDIVDFLLDNAITVVVKTKIEMPSYASSNGKTAFRVANTDILNEFVEISPITSTSINISGSKEINSVPKMIKMFSSVVDGIIVDSVIGLPSTVIEINKKSVKVLREGFNIEKIREVIDD from the coding sequence ATGTTTATAGGAAAGGGCAGAAAGGCTATAAATTTAGCTAAGGCAAAATTAAAAAACTCTGGTGTTATCATCTGCCCAGCTTTCACAATTTATGGTTTTTCTGCCTTTCTTTTTGATATAAAGGCCAATCTAAAAATATATCGAATAAAAAGAAGAGAAACCAAAAAGCCGTTTATAGTGATTGCGTCTAAGGATTATATAAAAAAATGCATTGCAGATGCTGATTTAGACATTGTTGATTTTCTTCTTGATAATGCTATAACCGTTGTTGTAAAAACAAAGATTGAGATGCCGTCTTATGCTTCGTCTAATGGTAAGACAGCCTTTAGGGTTGCAAATACGGATATTTTGAATGAGTTTGTTGAGATATCACCAATTACTTCAACAAGTATAAACATATCTGGGTCAAAAGAGATAAATTCTGTTCCAAAGATGATTAAAATGTTTTCCAGCGTGGTTGATGGTATAATAGTCGATAGCGTCATTGGTCTGCCTTCGACGGTTATTGAGATAAATAAAAAAAGCGTTAAAGTTTTGAGAGAAGGATTTAATATAGAAAAAATCAGGGAGGTTATCGATGATTGA
- a CDS encoding LL-diaminopimelate aminotransferase, with product MIELAERIKKLPPYLFAEIDRLKEEVIKEGVDVIDLGVGDPDIPTPKEIVEVAKKALENQENHRYPSYVGMLSFRKAVADWYKRRFNVELDPETEVVSLIGSKEGIAHLPLAYIDKGDYALVPDPGYPVYPVAVMFAGGEAVKMPLKEENGFLPDLDSIDKDILEKAKLMFIGYPNNPTSAIAEKEFYEKVVALAKEYDFIVASDNAYSEICYDGYKPISFLEVEGAKDVGIEFHSLSKTFNMTGWRIGFAVGNRDVIAALGKVKTNIDSGIFQAVQEAGTYALNNAEELNGKIIKVFQERRDKMAEALKKAGFEFNLPKATFYFWVKVPEGYTSAEFTKKLLKEKGIVVTPGNGFGDTGEGYFRISITNPRIEEAVERIKSAVV from the coding sequence ATGATTGAATTGGCAGAAAGGATAAAAAAATTACCGCCTTATCTGTTTGCTGAGATTGACAGACTAAAGGAAGAGGTGATTAAAGAAGGTGTTGATGTGATTGATCTTGGTGTTGGAGACCCGGATATTCCAACGCCTAAGGAGATTGTCGAAGTTGCAAAAAAGGCTTTAGAAAATCAAGAGAATCACAGATATCCGAGTTATGTTGGAATGCTCTCTTTTAGAAAGGCAGTTGCCGATTGGTATAAGAGAAGGTTTAATGTTGAGCTTGACCCAGAGACAGAAGTTGTTAGTCTTATCGGTTCGAAGGAAGGTATAGCCCATCTGCCACTTGCTTATATAGACAAAGGCGATTATGCACTTGTTCCAGACCCTGGTTATCCTGTTTATCCTGTTGCCGTTATGTTTGCAGGTGGTGAAGCTGTAAAAATGCCGCTAAAAGAAGAGAATGGTTTTTTGCCAGATTTGGACTCGATTGATAAGGATATACTCGAAAAGGCAAAGCTTATGTTTATCGGATACCCGAACAATCCAACATCTGCTATTGCTGAGAAGGAGTTTTACGAGAAGGTCGTTGCTTTGGCTAAGGAGTATGATTTTATCGTTGCAAGTGATAATGCATACTCAGAAATCTGCTATGATGGGTATAAGCCTATAAGCTTTCTTGAAGTTGAAGGTGCAAAGGATGTGGGTATAGAGTTTCACTCTTTATCCAAAACATTTAACATGACAGGATGGAGAATCGGCTTTGCTGTCGGCAATAGAGATGTTATAGCTGCTTTGGGTAAGGTTAAGACAAATATAGATTCTGGCATCTTTCAGGCTGTTCAGGAAGCTGGAACATACGCTTTAAACAACGCAGAAGAGCTAAACGGAAAAATTATAAAGGTGTTTCAAGAGAGAAGAGATAAAATGGCCGAAGCTCTGAAGAAAGCAGGGTTTGAGTTTAATTTGCCCAAAGCAACATTCTATTTTTGGGTTAAAGTGCCAGAAGGTTATACATCTGCCGAATTTACGAAAAAACTTTTGAAAGAGAAGGGTATTGTTGTAACACCGGGCAATGGCTTTGGCGATACAGGTGAAGGTTATTTTAGAATTAGTATAACAAACCCAAGAATTGAAGAAGCTGTGGAAAGGATAAAAAGCGCCGTTGTATAA
- the folK gene encoding 2-amino-4-hydroxy-6-hydroxymethyldihydropteridine diphosphokinase — MYNRWVYLSLGSNVGNRRRNINWAVVYLSKRVNVISKSSIIETEAWGYKKQKKFLNCALKVDCKLKPFELLKFCKNIERKLRRVKKFKWGPRTVDVDIVAFKNIILKRKRLWLPHRHAHQRLFVIEPLMELDAKLKFEGFTLEEHKSRLEGR, encoded by the coding sequence TTGTATAACAGGTGGGTTTATTTATCTCTTGGCAGTAATGTTGGGAATAGGAGAAGGAATATAAACTGGGCTGTTGTGTATCTTTCAAAGAGAGTTAATGTGATCTCAAAGTCAAGCATCATAGAAACCGAAGCGTGGGGCTATAAGAAACAGAAAAAATTTTTAAACTGTGCGTTAAAGGTTGACTGTAAATTAAAACCTTTTGAATTGCTTAAGTTTTGTAAAAACATAGAAAGAAAACTTAGAAGAGTTAAGAAATTTAAGTGGGGTCCCAGAACCGTCGATGTTGACATAGTTGCCTTTAAAAATATAATCCTTAAAAGGAAAAGGTTATGGCTTCCGCATAGGCACGCTCATCAAAGACTGTTTGTGATTGAACCTTTGATGGAGCTTGATGCGAAGCTAAAGTTTGAAGGTTTTACTTTAGAAGAGCACAAAAGCAGGCTTGAAGGGCGTTAA
- the panB gene encoding 3-methyl-2-oxobutanoate hydroxymethyltransferase: MAITVPKIKAMKGKEKISMITAYDYTSARIADEAGIDIILVGDSLAMVMQGKSSTIPVTVDEVIYHAKMVRQGVKNALIVVDMPFMSYQADYVEAVRNAGRILKETGCDAVKLEGGREFVPTINNIIAAGIPVMGHLGLTPQSINIFGSYKARGKEPEEAKKIKEDAKFLAEVGVFALVLESVPKQLAKEITESISIPTIGIGAGMHTDGQVLVYHDMLGLFDDFKPKFVKRYAHLKKDAIEGIKNYISEVKEGKFPTDEHSYD; this comes from the coding sequence ATGGCTATTACTGTCCCAAAAATCAAGGCAATGAAGGGTAAAGAGAAGATCAGCATGATTACGGCTTATGATTACACTTCTGCTCGTATAGCTGATGAAGCTGGAATTGACATAATACTTGTTGGTGATTCTTTGGCTATGGTTATGCAGGGCAAAAGCTCAACAATTCCCGTTACTGTTGATGAAGTTATTTATCATGCAAAAATGGTTAGACAGGGTGTAAAGAATGCTCTAATTGTTGTTGATATGCCGTTTATGAGTTATCAGGCTGATTATGTTGAAGCCGTGAGAAACGCTGGAAGAATATTGAAAGAGACTGGCTGTGATGCCGTTAAGCTTGAAGGTGGGCGTGAGTTTGTTCCAACGATAAACAACATTATTGCCGCTGGAATTCCTGTAATGGGTCATCTTGGTTTGACGCCACAGTCTATAAATATCTTTGGTTCTTATAAAGCTCGTGGTAAAGAGCCAGAAGAAGCAAAAAAGATAAAAGAAGATGCGAAGTTTTTGGCAGAAGTGGGTGTGTTTGCTTTAGTGCTTGAGTCTGTTCCAAAGCAGCTTGCAAAAGAGATAACCGAATCCATCTCTATTCCAACCATAGGCATTGGCGCTGGTATGCATACTGATGGTCAGGTTTTGGTTTATCACGATATGCTTGGTCTGTTTGACGACTTCAAACCGAAGTTTGTAAAAAGATATGCTCATCTTAAAAAAGATGCTATTGAAGGTATAAAAAATTATATCAGTGAAGTTAAAGAAGGCAAATTCCCAACAGATGAGCACTCTTACGATTAA
- the panC gene encoding pantoate--beta-alanine ligase, with product MRIIYSADEMQQIANKYRELGKKIGFVPTMGYLHEGHLSLVRKAKEDNDVVFVSIFVNPLQFAPNEDLDKYPRDLRRDEELLKEEGVDFLFYPAVEKMYPDGFQTYVEVEKLTKVLEGKSRPTHFKGVTTVVLKLFNITKPHRAYFGKKDAQQLLVIRRMVKDLNLDIDVVGMPIVREEDGLAMSSRNKYLNEEERKQAVCLYKSLKKAEELINSGETDAKEIIDEMKKVIKSYPLAEIDYISINRLSDLEELKTIEKGNTLVSLAVRIGQTRLIDNMWF from the coding sequence ATGAGAATAATCTATTCAGCTGATGAGATGCAGCAGATAGCAAATAAATACAGAGAGTTGGGCAAGAAAATAGGCTTTGTACCCACTATGGGTTATTTGCACGAGGGACATTTGTCTTTAGTAAGAAAAGCTAAAGAAGATAATGATGTCGTGTTTGTGAGTATTTTTGTAAACCCACTTCAGTTTGCACCCAACGAAGATTTAGATAAATATCCAAGAGATTTAAGAAGGGATGAAGAGCTTTTGAAGGAGGAAGGTGTTGATTTTTTGTTCTATCCTGCAGTTGAAAAGATGTATCCAGATGGATTTCAAACCTATGTTGAAGTTGAAAAGCTCACAAAAGTGCTTGAAGGGAAAAGCAGGCCAACGCACTTTAAAGGCGTAACAACGGTTGTGCTTAAACTGTTCAATATTACAAAGCCGCACAGGGCGTATTTTGGCAAAAAGGATGCACAGCAGCTTCTTGTCATAAGAAGGATGGTTAAGGATTTAAACCTTGATATAGATGTTGTCGGTATGCCCATTGTCAGAGAAGAAGACGGGCTTGCCATGAGTTCAAGAAACAAATATTTGAACGAAGAAGAGAGAAAACAAGCAGTATGTTTGTATAAGTCTCTTAAAAAGGCAGAAGAGCTGATAAATAGCGGCGAGACAGATGCAAAAGAGATAATTGATGAGATGAAAAAAGTGATAAAATCATATCCTTTGGCTGAGATTGATTATATTAGCATAAATAGATTGAGCGATTTAGAAGAGTTAAAGACTATCGAAAAGGGCAATACGCTTGTCTCTTTAGCCGTTAGAATAGGCCAGACAAGGCTTATAGACAATATGTGGTTTTGA
- the panD gene encoding aspartate 1-decarboxylase translates to MLREVLIGKIHRATVTEADLHYVGSITIDEELMEAAGMKEFELVHVWNIDNGERFQTYTIKGKRGSGVICLNGAAARKVAVGDKVIIAAFGMIDEKELEGYKPRVVIVDDNNKIVEEHKGM, encoded by the coding sequence ATGTTAAGGGAAGTCTTGATTGGCAAGATTCACAGGGCAACGGTTACGGAAGCCGACCTTCACTATGTTGGCAGCATAACGATTGATGAAGAGTTGATGGAAGCAGCGGGAATGAAGGAGTTTGAGCTTGTCCATGTCTGGAACATTGACAATGGCGAGCGTTTTCAAACCTATACAATCAAAGGAAAAAGAGGCAGTGGTGTAATCTGTCTAAATGGTGCTGCAGCAAGGAAGGTTGCAGTGGGTGATAAGGTGATAATCGCTGCATTTGGCATGATTGATGAGAAGGAACTTGAAGGTTATAAACCAAGGGTGGTTATTGTTGACGATAACAATAAAATCGTTGAAGAGCATAAAGGGATGTAA
- a CDS encoding acyclic terpene utilization AtuA family protein, with protein sequence MIKALSLMGQLGYGYNKDSFLRAMEDGVDYIGVDAGSIDSGPYFLGSGNMKANYDATRNDLELPLVEAVKRNIPFIVGSAGYAGGNIHVDRFLEIVEDIARDNNIHFKVAVIYSEIEKEYLIGLLKQGKVKSYEGNPELKESDILSSNHIVAQMGVSKVVEVLKNGADLVIAGRITDASIYAAYPLLKGYEPALVWHMSKIIECGALCAKPASPSDALLGFVDDEFFYLKPPNPSRRCTPDSAMAHALYENTDPYVIEEPDGTLLLHDAVYLQHDERTVKVKGAKWIEREKKTFKIEGAKFSGYRTIAVAGIRNPDMIAQIDDILNVAKEEAYRQFKDGFRLNFRLYGRDAVLGSMEFDKNLHEIGLIVDVVAESQKFAHRVCSVVKAFLQHYDYKGRIATGANLAFPYSPAEIDVGEVYEFSVYHIVEDERLEEKFKLKEFEL encoded by the coding sequence ATGATAAAGGCACTCTCCTTGATGGGACAGCTGGGTTATGGTTATAACAAGGACTCTTTTTTGAGAGCGATGGAAGATGGTGTTGACTATATCGGCGTTGATGCGGGTTCGATTGATTCAGGCCCATACTTTTTGGGCTCTGGCAATATGAAGGCTAATTACGATGCAACGCGAAACGACCTTGAGTTGCCGTTGGTTGAAGCTGTAAAGAGAAATATTCCATTTATTGTTGGCTCAGCTGGTTATGCAGGCGGCAACATTCATGTTGATAGGTTTCTTGAGATTGTTGAAGATATAGCAAGGGATAACAATATCCATTTTAAAGTTGCCGTTATATATTCTGAGATTGAAAAAGAGTATCTCATTGGGCTTTTAAAACAGGGCAAAGTAAAGAGTTATGAAGGCAATCCCGAGCTTAAAGAGAGTGATATATTATCGTCAAATCACATCGTTGCACAGATGGGCGTATCTAAGGTTGTCGAAGTCTTGAAAAATGGTGCAGACCTTGTTATTGCAGGCAGGATTACAGATGCATCAATATATGCTGCCTATCCGTTGCTTAAAGGCTATGAGCCTGCTTTGGTATGGCACATGTCAAAGATTATAGAGTGTGGTGCGTTGTGCGCAAAGCCTGCAAGTCCGTCTGATGCACTGCTTGGCTTTGTTGATGATGAGTTTTTTTATCTAAAACCGCCTAACCCTTCAAGAAGATGCACGCCCGATTCTGCTATGGCTCATGCTTTGTATGAGAATACCGACCCGTATGTTATTGAAGAACCAGACGGCACGCTTCTGCTTCACGATGCTGTTTATCTTCAACATGACGAAAGAACGGTAAAGGTTAAAGGCGCAAAATGGATTGAAAGAGAGAAAAAGACATTCAAGATTGAAGGTGCTAAATTCTCAGGTTATAGAACGATAGCTGTTGCAGGCATAAGAAACCCTGACATGATAGCCCAGATTGACGATATTCTCAATGTTGCAAAAGAAGAAGCCTATAGGCAGTTTAAAGATGGCTTTAGGTTGAATTTTAGGCTGTATGGAAGAGATGCCGTTTTGGGCAGTATGGAGTTTGATAAAAACTTGCATGAGATAGGTTTGATTGTTGATGTTGTTGCAGAGTCTCAGAAGTTTGCACATAGAGTCTGCTCGGTGGTTAAGGCGTTTTTGCAGCATTACGATTACAAAGGCAGAATAGCAACAGGAGCCAACCTTGCATTCCCTTATTCGCCTGCTGAGATTGATGTGGGTGAAGTGTATGAGTTTAGTGTGTATCACATTGTTGAAGATGAGAGGTTAGAGGAGAAATTTAAGCTAAAGGAGTTTGAGCTTTGA
- a CDS encoding DUF4387 family protein, with protein sequence MKLKEAVKILRSKNAGVWHITIDIVFKDESLYKSAKGKLNKEIFEKIYKREVRYFECDNINTLKVSFLRDAAAGSVDDTDCLGANYYIPLLEIEI encoded by the coding sequence TTGAAGCTAAAAGAAGCTGTCAAGATTTTAAGGAGCAAAAACGCTGGAGTTTGGCATATAACCATAGATATCGTGTTTAAAGATGAAAGCCTGTATAAAAGTGCGAAAGGGAAGTTAAACAAGGAGATTTTTGAAAAGATTTACAAAAGGGAAGTTAGATACTTTGAATGCGACAATATAAACACCTTAAAGGTGTCGTTTTTAAGGGATGCCGCTGCTGGTTCTGTCGATGATACTGACTGCCTTGGTGCAAATTACTATATTCCGCTTCTGGAGATAGAGATATGA
- a CDS encoding ketopantoate reductase family protein produces MRVCIIGAGSVGLGLAAFLLNAGWSVCFITKKGKTEDLKRGFRVYGLFGDFEFLASEYCVSEDYASCEGCDYILITAKSYANREIAESLDRTRDKIENSKIVVIQNGWGNSEIFKEFFGKEKIYTARIITGFEREKPNLVKITVHADQMVIGNIFDKMLSFDVEDLVEALNNGGFEAKVSCEVDKHLWAKMLYNCALNPLGAIFGVEYGKLAESEHSRNIMDRVIDEIYDVMESYGYSTFWETKESYKKIFYSKLVPITAEHRSSMLQDIENGRKTEIESLNGVVVKLAKDKGIDTPFNEFLYRSIKFLEG; encoded by the coding sequence ATGAGAGTGTGTATAATCGGCGCAGGCAGTGTTGGTCTTGGCCTTGCCGCTTTTCTTTTAAATGCTGGCTGGAGTGTTTGTTTTATTACGAAAAAAGGAAAGACCGAGGATTTGAAGAGGGGCTTTAGGGTTTATGGTCTGTTCGGTGATTTTGAATTTTTGGCTTCTGAGTACTGCGTATCTGAAGATTATGCTTCTTGCGAAGGATGTGACTATATCCTGATTACGGCAAAAAGCTATGCAAATAGAGAAATAGCAGAGTCTTTGGATAGGACAAGGGATAAGATAGAGAATTCAAAGATTGTTGTCATTCAAAACGGATGGGGAAATAGCGAGATTTTCAAAGAGTTTTTTGGCAAAGAAAAGATATACACGGCAAGGATAATCACAGGTTTTGAAAGGGAAAAACCCAATCTTGTAAAGATAACCGTCCATGCTGATCAGATGGTTATAGGTAATATCTTTGATAAGATGCTTTCTTTTGATGTTGAAGATTTAGTTGAAGCGTTGAATAACGGTGGGTTTGAAGCAAAAGTTTCATGCGAAGTGGATAAGCATCTCTGGGCTAAGATGCTCTATAACTGCGCCTTAAATCCTCTTGGTGCTATTTTTGGTGTTGAGTATGGCAAACTTGCGGAATCCGAACACTCAAGGAACATAATGGATAGAGTTATAGATGAGATTTACGATGTGATGGAGTCTTATGGTTATTCGACATTTTGGGAAACCAAAGAGAGCTACAAAAAGATTTTTTATTCAAAACTTGTTCCTATAACAGCCGAACACCGCTCTTCGATGCTTCAAGATATAGAAAACGGCAGAAAAACAGAAATAGAATCCCTAAACGGCGTTGTCGTAAAACTTGCCAAGGATAAGGGCATAGATACGCCTTTCAATGAGTTTCTCTACAGAAGCATAAAGTTTTTAGAAGGTTAA